Proteins from a genomic interval of Danio rerio strain Tuebingen ecotype United States chromosome 4, GRCz12tu, whole genome shotgun sequence:
- the si:ch211-266a5.12 gene encoding uncharacterized protein isoform X1, producing the protein MASALQCFYFILMLSIPIRECMMISQDVKCIIKKPCFDLSLLPKMVEHVSKDMIVEDGEKILLRHSYFDKIRKKKTLHSCVLLKVIDLFQDVLIRTEAKSSVHQTENINHHHELINIMFQLKNCLSKKKNQCNKLYNNADTQNNTSTAVPTMKDMTPYQLAVIQLQKLKNAHDKVSTVHVQERVMDELKTLHSYMQGKGFRKILTEESHDVS; encoded by the exons ATGGCAAGCGCACTGCAGTGTTTTTACTTTATCCTAATGCTCAGCATTCCTATACGTGAATGCATGATGATATCCCAAGATGTGAAATGCATCATCAAGAAACCTTGCTTTGATTTGAGCTTGTTGCCGAAAATGGTAGAGCATGTCAGCAAAGATATG ATCGTTGAAGATGGTGAGAAGATCCTCCTGAGGCACAGTTACTTTGACAAAATTCGGAAAAAG AAAACTCTTCACAGCTGTGTCCTGCTAAAGGTCATCGACCTGTTTCAAGATGTTCTCATTAGAACGGAGGCGAAGTCGTCTGTCCATCAAACAGAAAACATCAACCACCATCATGAGCTTATAAACATTATGTTTCAACTCAAAAACTGCCTTTCTAAG aaaaaaaatcaatgcaacAAGCTATATAACAATGCGGACACACAAAATAATACATCTACAGCCGTCCCCACAAtg AAAGACATGACCCCGTATCAGCTTGCAGTCATACAGTTGCAAAAACTGAAGAATGCTCATGACAAA GTCAGTACTGTGCATGTCCAGGAGAGGGTCATGGATGAGCTGAAAACTCTCCATTCCTACATGCAAGGAAAAGGATTCCGGAAAATTCTGACTGAGGAGAGTCATGATGTTTCATGA
- the si:ch211-266a5.12 gene encoding uncharacterized protein isoform X2 gives MASALQCFYFILMLSIPIRECMMISQDVKCIIKKPCFDLSLLPKMVEHVSKDMKTLHSCVLLKVIDLFQDVLIRTEAKSSVHQTENINHHHELINIMFQLKNCLSKKKNQCNKLYNNADTQNNTSTAVPTMKDMTPYQLAVIQLQKLKNAHDKVSTVHVQERVMDELKTLHSYMQGKGFRKILTEESHDVS, from the exons ATGGCAAGCGCACTGCAGTGTTTTTACTTTATCCTAATGCTCAGCATTCCTATACGTGAATGCATGATGATATCCCAAGATGTGAAATGCATCATCAAGAAACCTTGCTTTGATTTGAGCTTGTTGCCGAAAATGGTAGAGCATGTCAGCAAAGATATG AAAACTCTTCACAGCTGTGTCCTGCTAAAGGTCATCGACCTGTTTCAAGATGTTCTCATTAGAACGGAGGCGAAGTCGTCTGTCCATCAAACAGAAAACATCAACCACCATCATGAGCTTATAAACATTATGTTTCAACTCAAAAACTGCCTTTCTAAG aaaaaaaatcaatgcaacAAGCTATATAACAATGCGGACACACAAAATAATACATCTACAGCCGTCCCCACAAtg AAAGACATGACCCCGTATCAGCTTGCAGTCATACAGTTGCAAAAACTGAAGAATGCTCATGACAAA GTCAGTACTGTGCATGTCCAGGAGAGGGTCATGGATGAGCTGAAAACTCTCCATTCCTACATGCAAGGAAAAGGATTCCGGAAAATTCTGACTGAGGAGAGTCATGATGTTTCATGA
- the ifng1 gene encoding interferon gamma 1 precursor: MIAQHMMGFAWGVCLLFSGWMTYSEASVPENLDKSIEELKAYYIKEDSQLHNAHPIFLRILKDLKVNLEESEQNLLMSIVMDTYSRIFTRMQNDSVDEATKERLAHVQEHLKKLQESYFPGKSAELRTYAETLWAIKENDPIVQRKALFELKRVYREATLLKNLKNKERKRRQAKASRSKSLNRG, translated from the exons ATGATTGCGCAACACATGATGGGCTTTGCCTGGGGAGTATGTTTGCTGTTTTCGGGATGGATGACATACAGTGAAGCCAGTGTGCCCGAGAACCTAGACAAGAGCATCGAAGAGCTCAAAGCTTACTAT ATTAAAGAAGATTCTCAGCTACATAATGCACACCCCATCTTCCTGCGAATCCTGAAAGATTTAAAGGTGAATCTTGAG GAAAGTGAGCAGAATCTACTGATGAGCATTGTAATGGACACATACAGTAGGATATTCACTCGCATGCAGAATGACAGCGTGGATGAAGCTACAAAGGAGAGGCTGGCACATGTTCAAGAGCATTTGAAAAAGCTGCAAGAAAGCTACTTTCCAGGCAAGAGTGCAGAGCTCAGGACGTATGCAGAAACGCTATGGGCGATCAAG GAAAACGACCCGATCGTCCAGCGAAAGGCTTTGTTTGAGCTGAAGCGTGTCTATAGAGAAGCAACACTCCTGAAAAACTTAAAGAATAAAGAACGCAAGAGACGGCAGGCTAAAGCATCAAGAAGCAAAAGTCTAAATAGAGGTTGA
- the ifng1 gene encoding interferon gamma isoform X1 translates to MIAQHMMGFAWGVCLLFSGWMTYSEASVPENLDKSIEELKAYYIKEDSQLHNAHPIFLRILKDLKESEQNLLMSIVMDTYSRIFTRMQNDSVDEATKERLAHVQEHLKKLQESYFPGKSAELRTYAETLWAIKENDPIVQRKALFELKRVYREATLLKNLKNKERKRRQAKASRSKSLNRG, encoded by the exons ATGATTGCGCAACACATGATGGGCTTTGCCTGGGGAGTATGTTTGCTGTTTTCGGGATGGATGACATACAGTGAAGCCAGTGTGCCCGAGAACCTAGACAAGAGCATCGAAGAGCTCAAAGCTTACTAT ATTAAAGAAGATTCTCAGCTACATAATGCACACCCCATCTTCCTGCGAATCCTGAAAGATTTAAAG GAAAGTGAGCAGAATCTACTGATGAGCATTGTAATGGACACATACAGTAGGATATTCACTCGCATGCAGAATGACAGCGTGGATGAAGCTACAAAGGAGAGGCTGGCACATGTTCAAGAGCATTTGAAAAAGCTGCAAGAAAGCTACTTTCCAGGCAAGAGTGCAGAGCTCAGGACGTATGCAGAAACGCTATGGGCGATCAAG GAAAACGACCCGATCGTCCAGCGAAAGGCTTTGTTTGAGCTGAAGCGTGTCTATAGAGAAGCAACACTCCTGAAAAACTTAAAGAATAAAGAACGCAAGAGACGGCAGGCTAAAGCATCAAGAAGCAAAAGTCTAAATAGAGGTTGA